From a single Porites lutea chromosome 10, jaPorLute2.1, whole genome shotgun sequence genomic region:
- the LOC140950231 gene encoding gamma-secretase subunit PEN-2-like — protein MDLRKVSDEEKVNLCRKYFLGGFALLPFLWFINVVWFFKEAFIKPSFSGQSKLKSYVIKSGIGFLVWFAGLTAWILIYQKYRASWGATGDMISFVIPLGEP, from the exons ATGGATTTGAGGAAGGTTTCTGACGAGGAAAAAGTCAACTTGTGCAGGAAAT ATTTTTTAGGAGGATTTGCTTTGCTCCCTTTTTTGTGGTTTATCAATGTTGTTTGGTTCTTCAAGGAGGCATTTATCAAACCATCATTTTCAGGGCAATCAAAGCTTAAATCAT ATGTAATCAAATCTGGAATAGGATTTTTAGTGTGGTTTGCTGGCTTGACTGCATGGATCCTTATTTATCAAAAGTATCGAGCAAGCTGGGGAGCAACTGGAGACATGATATCTTTTGTAATACCACTGGGAGAGCCCTGA
- the LOC140949566 gene encoding uncharacterized protein produces the protein MKDPKNRLSKARSALVRLKRIWRSNTTLRRTKLRLYRTLIVPVLLYGCQTWKVNKGDDRAVDVFDNKCLRRILQIQWQDHASTEELLLLERANMKPMTKEVKQRRWKMIGHILKQDQNSDCNIAMTWAPEGKRRRARPKTTWRQTVEKERAEAG, from the coding sequence ATGAAAGACCCGAAAAACAGACTCTCAAAAGCGAGGAGTGCATTGGTCAGATTAAAGAGGATATGGCGCTCAAACACCACCCTAAGAAGAACAAAACTGAGGCTGTATAGAACACTGATAGTGCCAGTTCTGCTGTACGGGTGTCAGACATGGAAAGTGAACAAGGGGGATGACAGAGCAGTGGATGTGTTTGATAACAAGTGTCTACGAAGAATCCTTCAGATCCAGTGGCAGGACCATGCCAGTACTGAAGAGCTGCTTCTCTTAGAAAGAGCAAATATGAAACCTATGACAAAAGAAGTGAAGCAGCGTAGATGGAAAATGATTGGACATATACTAAAACAGGACCAAAACAGCGACTGCAACATAGCAATGACTTGGGCAccagaaggaaaaagaagaagagcaaGACCAAAAACCACCTGGAGGCAAACGGTTGAAAAGGAAAGGGCAGAGGCGGGATGA
- the LOC140950068 gene encoding splicing factor U2AF 26 kDa subunit-like isoform X2 — MAEYLASIFGTEKDKVNCSFYFKIGACRHGERCSRLHNKPTFSQTILLQNMYQNPQSAAQVADGTSSAISDVEAQEHYDRFFEDVFLELEEKYGEIEEMNVCDNLGDHLVGNVYVKFRYEEDAEKAVKDLDNRWYNGQPIYAELSPVTDFREACCRQYEMGECTRGGFCNFMHLRPISRDSRRELYGRNRRRRRGAAGAKESPPRSRSASPPYTRRSQSRSPPPRRRSRSPPRRDRSRSPRRDRSPYDRDRRGRR, encoded by the exons ATGGCGGAGTATTTGGCGTCGATCTTTGGTACAGAGAAAGACAA AGTAAATTGCTCTTTCTACTTCAAAATTGGTGCTTGTCGCCATGGAGAAAGATGCTCAAGACTTCATAACAAGCCCACCTTTAGCCAG ACCATTTTGCTACAAAACATGTACCAGAATCCTCAGAGTGCCGCCCAGGTTGCAGATGGGACAA GTAGTGCAATATCTGATGTAGAGGCCCAGGAACATTATGATCGATTTTTTGAG gatGTTTTCTTGGAACTTGAAGAGAAA TATGGTGAAATTGAAGAAATGAATGTTTGTGACAATCTTGGAGACCATCTTGTTGGCAACGTCTATGTCAAATTTCGCTATGAAGAAGATGCAGAAAAAGCTGTGAAAGACCTTGATAATCGCTGGTACAATG GTCAGCCCATTTATGCTGAGCTGTCTCCTGTTACCGACTTTAG gGAGGCATGCTGCAGACAGTATGAAATGGG TGAATGCACACGAGGAGGGTTTTGTAACTTCATGCATCTGAGGCCTATATCTCGGGACAGCCG GCGAGAGTTGTATGGCCGCAACCGTCGTAGAAGGAG AGGTGCAGCTGGGGCTAAAGAATCACCTCCACG ATCCCGGTCAGCCTCCCCTCCGTACACCCGCCGTTCACAGTCCAGGTCTCCGCCTCCCCGTCGTCGTTCCCGTTCACCTCCTCGCCGGGATAGGTCACGCTCACCTCGCCGTGACAGGTCACCATATGATCGTGACAGAAGAGGCCGTCGCTGA
- the LOC140950068 gene encoding splicing factor U2AF 26 kDa subunit-like isoform X1, which yields MAEYLASIFGTEKDKVNCSFYFKIGACRHGERCSRLHNKPTFSQTILLQNMYQNPQSAAQVADGTSSAISDVEAQEHYDRFFEDVFLELEEKYGEIEEMNVCDNLGDHLVGNVYVKFRYEEDAEKAVKDLDNRWYNGQPIYAELSPVTDFREACCRQYEMGECTRGGFCNFMHMRPISRDLRRELYGRNRRRRRGAAGAKESPPRSRSASPPYTRRSQSRSPPPRRRSRSPPRRDRSRSPRRDRSPYDRDRRGRR from the exons ATGGCGGAGTATTTGGCGTCGATCTTTGGTACAGAGAAAGACAA AGTAAATTGCTCTTTCTACTTCAAAATTGGTGCTTGTCGCCATGGAGAAAGATGCTCAAGACTTCATAACAAGCCCACCTTTAGCCAG ACCATTTTGCTACAAAACATGTACCAGAATCCTCAGAGTGCCGCCCAGGTTGCAGATGGGACAA GTAGTGCAATATCTGATGTAGAGGCCCAGGAACATTATGATCGATTTTTTGAG gatGTTTTCTTGGAACTTGAAGAGAAA TATGGTGAAATTGAAGAAATGAATGTTTGTGACAATCTTGGAGACCATCTTGTTGGCAACGTCTATGTCAAATTTCGCTATGAAGAAGATGCAGAAAAAGCTGTGAAAGACCTTGATAATCGCTGGTACAATG GTCAGCCCATTTATGCTGAGCTGTCTCCTGTTACCGACTTTAG gGAGGCATGCTGCAGACAGTATGAAATGGG AGAGTGTACTCGCGGTGGGTTTTGTAACTTCATGCACATGCGGCCTATTTCAAGAGACTTGCG GCGAGAGTTGTATGGCCGCAACCGTCGTAGAAGGAG AGGTGCAGCTGGGGCTAAAGAATCACCTCCACG ATCCCGGTCAGCCTCCCCTCCGTACACCCGCCGTTCACAGTCCAGGTCTCCGCCTCCCCGTCGTCGTTCCCGTTCACCTCCTCGCCGGGATAGGTCACGCTCACCTCGCCGTGACAGGTCACCATATGATCGTGACAGAAGAGGCCGTCGCTGA